The DNA region GAAGTGCTACCAGTCTTACCAGTTTCTTCATTAATCCAACTGAGACTGGTGATCGCTACAAACGGGTTTTCGTGGTTACCATTATCTTTTTTAATGCAGGTAATTTTGATTGGCATATAAAAATATTTTAGCAAATATAGAACGATTATTAGAACGATATATAACTTTAGAACGATTTTTTTAACTTCGTTATCTTTGTATAAATCCTTCTATGGCAAAACTTCATCCCAAACAGATCGCATTACTCAAAGTTTTGCGAAGATCAATAGATAACCCTATGTCTGTTAGCGAATTACAAGAAGAGCTTGGAATGTCCTCCAAAAGTGTTGTGCAGCACCATATCCAACAATTGGAGAAAAAAGGCTATCTGAAGCGCAACCCATCAAACCCAAGAGATTACCAAATTCTGGGTGATCCCGAAAAACCGGTATCTTATCTGAACCTATATGGTCTTGCACAATGTGGACCCGGAGGACAGTTTTTAGATGGTAATCCTCTTGAGCGTATACCCCTTGCAATCAAGCTATTAAAATTTCCAGCAACAGAAGCTTTTTTGATTGAAGCAGAAGGTGATTCGATGCAACCGAATATCAAAGACGGAGATCTTGTCATTTTTCAAATGAAAAACGTTGCGGAAAATGGCGATACTATTTTGTGCATTAGCGGTGAAAAAGCATTTATCAAGAAGTATCAAAAACAAGGAAAAATAACTATGCTGTTATCTACAAATCCAAACTTTAATGCTTTTATTCCTGAAAATGATTTTTGTATTAAAGGTATTATGAGAGGTGTAATTCGATATCAATGATCAAATTGATATAGCTTGTCAAATGTTTCACTGAATTTTTTGGCTGCTTCCTTATCCATTCGCAGTATCAAAGATTTTGCAAGTGACTCAATTCTTACCTGATTGAAATGGTATAACTCACGATCTATAGCTTCATACAAAGCTTTTAAGAATTTATTCGGCGAGTTCTTCACTCTCCCGTAAAATTTTTCAATGCTTTCATAGCTAAGCGCTCCGTTATCTTTAAACTCTGGTATCGATTGTAATTCTTTACAGGATAGTTCTGTATGCTTTGCCTTGTTATTCACTTTTTGCAATTGGATTATTTCCGCATACCCATCAAGTGTATCTGGACGAATACCTTTTGATTTTAGAAAGGCCACCAAACTATTCCATTTATAAAAATCTTTAGTATTGATCTCTGGATACGCTTCGCTGATTAATTTCTTGATATAGATTTCCAAATGCTTCCATGCATAAATTACCTTCATTTCCATCAGCACGATCATTTCTTCCGTTCGGTAAACTGTATCAAGGGCATAACTATTGAACTCTCCGGAAAGATCCATATCCCTTTCGTGTGCCTCTCTTTCCATTCGTTTCCATTTCTCCGGTTCATTTTGCCTGATGCTTTCGAGCTGGCTATACGCTTCACATGATTTTTCGATTTCTGTTTCCAATCGCATTATGGCTTCGTCTGCAATGTAATCAAACCGGTTATTGGCTTCATGTGAAAGGCTGAAAAAAGCAAATTGATTCATCTCTCTTTGTTCCTGTAGTGAGTTATTCATTTTAAGACCTTTAGGCACAAAGCTCGGATAGATTCGTTACATCAT from Bacteroidota bacterium includes:
- a CDS encoding ArsR family transcriptional regulator, whose product is MAKLHPKQIALLKVLRRSIDNPMSVSELQEELGMSSKSVVQHHIQQLEKKGYLKRNPSNPRDYQILGDPEKPVSYLNLYGLAQCGPGGQFLDGNPLERIPLAIKLLKFPATEAFLIEAEGDSMQPNIKDGDLVIFQMKNVAENGDTILCISGEKAFIKKYQKQGKITMLLSTNPNFNAFIPENDFCIKGIMRGVIRYQ